In the Ruminococcus sp. OA3 genome, one interval contains:
- a CDS encoding LysR family transcriptional regulator, which translates to MTLRHLRIFIAVAETRSMSEAARQCFITQPTVSQTIHELEEHYNTQLFERLSRKLYITDSGTRLLSYARQVIDQFQILESSMLDNPAREILHIGATITVGTCLLPQILNDFEDKVRDVGTYACISNTAEIEQKLLDSSLDIGIVEGNVQSPDLVAIPMIEDYLVLVCDRNHPFAGRKVIKAEELEHEKFAMRESGSGTRALFEHYLHRHNLQVTIGWEANSPLAIRNAILYNRGLSVISVRLFEQEILAGDIRVICLASREWERTFKLVYHKNKYLTPSIEAIRCILHDYRRPDFLDGIQVGLLQDTMYE; encoded by the coding sequence ATGACTTTACGCCATCTTCGCATTTTTATAGCAGTAGCCGAAACAAGGAGTATGAGCGAGGCAGCCCGCCAGTGCTTCATCACCCAGCCCACCGTCAGCCAGACAATCCACGAGTTGGAAGAACATTATAACACACAGTTATTTGAGCGCCTGTCCAGAAAACTGTATATCACAGATTCCGGCACACGGCTTTTATCTTATGCCCGTCAGGTCATCGATCAGTTTCAGATCCTTGAGAGCAGCATGCTGGACAATCCGGCCAGAGAAATACTTCATATTGGTGCAACCATCACAGTCGGCACCTGCCTGCTCCCACAGATTCTGAATGATTTCGAAGATAAAGTTCGGGATGTCGGCACGTACGCCTGCATCAGCAATACGGCAGAAATCGAACAAAAATTATTGGATTCCAGTCTGGATATCGGTATTGTCGAAGGCAATGTACAGTCCCCTGACCTGGTTGCCATTCCTATGATTGAAGATTACCTTGTCCTTGTCTGTGACCGCAACCATCCGTTTGCCGGCCGTAAGGTGATAAAGGCAGAAGAATTGGAGCACGAGAAATTTGCAATGCGTGAATCCGGAAGCGGAACCCGTGCACTGTTTGAACATTATCTGCACCGTCATAATCTGCAGGTTACGATTGGCTGGGAAGCCAACAGTCCCCTGGCGATCAGAAATGCCATCTTATACAACAGGGGACTTTCCGTTATCTCTGTCCGCCTGTTCGAACAGGAAATACTTGCAGGCGACATCCGTGTGATATGTCTGGCCTCAAGAGAATGGGAGCGGACCTTTAAACTTGTCTATCACAAAAACAAGTACCTGACCCCCTCAATAGAAGCCATACGCTGTATCCTGCACGATTACCGCAGGCCTGATTTTCTGGACGGTATCCAGGTTGGTCTGCTGCAGGATACGATGTATGAATAG